One genomic region from Longimicrobium sp. encodes:
- a CDS encoding OmpA family protein: protein MRLRSPLAAAVLTALAASALAAQDNPHAFGTAGNTPFALKGQIYYLDEGTDHLPDFSRLRPVGTISTTTLNVPDQSFEVGFPGVTDRFEWFAIDYRGAVVAPEAGTYRFRLTSDDGSRLIIDGRQVIDNDGVHGPGAVEDSVQLAEGVHSIEVQYFQGPRVQVALVLEIAQGGEDYQPMDFARYGAATFRDEGNRLVAQLGGNVLFDTNSSVLKPQALAALEELRTSMIAPYPDAKVTVEGHTDNVGGDADNQRLSEARAQSVVQWLVQHGVPAARLEAHGYGKTRPAFPNDTPANRAKNRRIEIIVQKQ, encoded by the coding sequence ATGAGACTTCGCTCCCCGCTCGCCGCCGCGGTCCTCACCGCGCTGGCCGCCTCGGCGCTCGCCGCGCAGGACAACCCGCACGCCTTCGGGACCGCGGGGAACACGCCGTTCGCGCTGAAGGGGCAGATCTACTACCTGGACGAAGGCACGGACCACCTCCCCGACTTCTCGCGGCTGCGCCCGGTGGGAACCATCTCCACCACCACGCTGAACGTGCCGGACCAGAGCTTCGAGGTGGGCTTTCCCGGGGTTACGGACCGGTTCGAGTGGTTCGCCATCGACTACCGGGGGGCGGTCGTGGCGCCCGAGGCGGGGACGTACCGCTTCCGGCTCACGTCGGACGATGGGTCGCGGCTGATCATCGACGGGCGGCAGGTGATCGACAACGACGGCGTGCACGGGCCCGGCGCGGTGGAAGACTCGGTGCAGCTCGCCGAGGGCGTGCACTCGATCGAGGTGCAGTACTTCCAGGGGCCGCGCGTGCAGGTGGCGCTGGTGCTGGAGATCGCCCAGGGCGGCGAGGACTACCAGCCGATGGACTTCGCGCGCTACGGCGCCGCCACCTTCCGCGACGAGGGGAACCGGCTGGTGGCGCAGCTGGGCGGCAACGTGCTGTTCGACACCAACAGCTCCGTGCTGAAGCCGCAGGCGCTGGCCGCGCTGGAGGAGCTGCGTACCTCGATGATCGCGCCGTATCCGGACGCGAAGGTGACGGTGGAGGGCCACACCGACAACGTGGGCGGCGACGCGGACAACCAGCGCCTGTCGGAGGCGAGGGCGCAGTCGGTGGTGCAGTGGCTGGTGCAGCACGGCGTTCCCGCGGCGCGCCTGGAGGCGCACGGCTACGGGAAGACGCGGCCCGCCTTCCCCAACGACACCCCCGCCAACCGCGCGAAGAACCGCCGCATCGAGATCATCGTGCAGAAGCAGTAG
- a CDS encoding tetratricopeptide repeat protein gives MRPKRLTPPVRRTARRWRTPPAITTGAENFEGMAVLDEIGGPLGFLLWQAARDVVLWAGFTPEERVGLFEPGADALLHGLIRSAGVEVQLESPLMTIVRMVGGPDTARAETVELACQHIAHWADGHGYTAAAIAYAQAAALTVPYDAGAAYAVGRVARRRAEYARAETWFRRAIALARQSGDWTSYALAFSGLGNLYMQRGNYPSARRFHVRALRAARRHSLRAIQGSALHDLFVIAAAGNHKEDAERYARGAFESYGPEHPRLPALANDIAYFWVERGHFAPALTVFEALLPHMTRHEDRLVALANIVRAAAGAGERRQFEQTWDEVWDGLARDDGTENAAQVLLELAHGAAQLGEFERAERAAERAVKTARDRGQARTLLGAESVLDSVRRGRGARGRAAAEAPRPEAPQETEMFATDLVRSLNASLVTR, from the coding sequence ATGCGACCCAAGCGACTCACTCCGCCGGTCCGGCGCACCGCACGCCGCTGGCGCACTCCGCCCGCCATCACCACGGGAGCCGAGAACTTCGAAGGGATGGCGGTGCTGGACGAGATCGGCGGCCCGCTGGGGTTCCTCCTGTGGCAGGCGGCGCGCGACGTGGTGCTGTGGGCCGGCTTCACCCCCGAGGAGCGCGTGGGGCTGTTCGAGCCGGGCGCCGACGCGCTGCTGCACGGGCTGATCCGCTCGGCCGGGGTGGAGGTGCAGCTCGAGAGCCCGCTGATGACCATCGTGCGCATGGTGGGCGGGCCGGACACGGCGCGCGCCGAAACGGTGGAGCTGGCCTGCCAGCACATCGCGCACTGGGCCGACGGGCACGGCTACACGGCCGCGGCCATCGCCTACGCGCAGGCGGCGGCGCTCACGGTGCCGTACGACGCGGGCGCGGCGTACGCCGTGGGGCGCGTGGCCCGGCGGCGCGCCGAGTACGCGCGGGCCGAGACCTGGTTCCGCCGCGCCATCGCCCTGGCGCGCCAGAGCGGCGACTGGACCAGCTACGCGCTGGCCTTCTCCGGGCTGGGCAACCTGTACATGCAGCGCGGCAACTACCCGTCGGCGCGGCGGTTCCACGTGCGTGCGCTGCGCGCGGCGCGGCGGCATTCGCTGCGCGCCATCCAGGGCTCGGCGCTGCACGACCTGTTCGTCATCGCCGCCGCGGGGAACCACAAGGAAGACGCCGAGCGCTACGCCCGCGGCGCCTTCGAGAGCTACGGCCCCGAGCACCCGCGCCTTCCCGCGCTGGCCAACGACATCGCCTACTTCTGGGTGGAGCGCGGCCACTTCGCCCCGGCGCTCACCGTGTTCGAGGCGCTGCTGCCGCACATGACGCGGCACGAGGACCGGCTGGTGGCGCTGGCCAACATCGTGCGCGCGGCGGCCGGTGCCGGCGAGCGGCGGCAGTTCGAGCAGACGTGGGACGAGGTGTGGGACGGGCTGGCGCGCGACGACGGCACCGAGAACGCCGCGCAGGTGCTGCTGGAGCTGGCCCACGGCGCCGCCCAGCTGGGCGAGTTCGAGCGGGCGGAGCGTGCCGCCGAGCGCGCGGTGAAGACGGCGCGCGACCGCGGCCAGGCCCGCACGCTGCTGGGCGCCGAGTCGGTGCTGGACTCGGTGCGACGCGGCCGGGGCGCGCGCGGCCGCGCCGCCGCCGAGGCCCCGCGCCCCGAGGCGCCGCAGGAGACGGAGATGTTCGCGACCGACCTGGTGCGCTCGCTGAACGCATCGCTGGTCACGCGGTAG
- a CDS encoding helix-turn-helix domain-containing protein produces the protein MKIAARPLLVLHGNEEFRERVRRVAGKEYTFQTVPDWPSLEEAVRDSPPSALVVVNPYEDGNGRVGPSPALRSLLVEFPSTAVFAALEVKPDRIDDLRTLGKWGVVQVISIGHDDTPQAMVQRFRQSQGRPLKALLENTLPPDTPGRARAIVDAAAEVVAVGGHGRDLARSLQLSRRTLLRWCERAELPPPRKLLAWMRILLACELLDDPGRTVLSVAHACGYSSDSGLRRVTQKFVGSSPTELRRRGAFARASKVFLEALSKYRTQQAF, from the coding sequence ATGAAGATCGCCGCACGCCCGCTTCTGGTCCTGCACGGCAACGAGGAGTTCCGCGAGCGCGTCCGCAGGGTCGCGGGCAAGGAGTACACCTTCCAGACGGTGCCCGACTGGCCGTCGCTGGAAGAGGCGGTGCGCGACAGCCCGCCCTCGGCGCTGGTGGTGGTGAACCCGTACGAGGACGGCAACGGGCGCGTGGGCCCCTCGCCGGCGCTGCGCTCGCTGCTGGTGGAGTTCCCGTCGACCGCCGTGTTCGCCGCGCTGGAGGTGAAGCCCGACCGCATCGACGACCTGCGCACGCTGGGGAAGTGGGGCGTGGTGCAGGTGATCTCCATCGGCCACGACGACACGCCGCAGGCCATGGTGCAGCGCTTCCGCCAGAGCCAGGGGCGGCCGCTGAAGGCGCTGCTGGAGAACACCCTGCCGCCCGACACCCCGGGGCGCGCCCGCGCCATCGTGGACGCGGCCGCCGAGGTGGTGGCGGTGGGCGGGCACGGGCGCGACCTGGCGCGCTCGCTCCAGCTCTCGCGCCGCACGCTGCTGCGCTGGTGCGAGCGCGCGGAGCTGCCGCCCCCGCGCAAGCTGCTGGCGTGGATGCGCATCCTCCTGGCCTGCGAGCTGCTGGACGACCCGGGCCGCACGGTGCTCTCCGTGGCCCACGCCTGCGGCTACTCGTCGGACAGCGGGCTGCGGCGCGTGACGCAGAAGTTCGTGGGCAGCAGCCCCACGGAGCTGCGCCGCCGCGGCGCCTTCGCCCGCGCCAGCAAGGTGTTCCTGGAGGCGCTCTCCAAGTACCGCACCCAGCAGGCGTTCTGA
- a CDS encoding type II toxin-antitoxin system HipA family toxin, which translates to MRTLEVRLWGARQTTVGTLAEEGRGIYFEYTPAFLADPLPISPFKLPVKPGLFDHADREFGPVFGVFDDSLPDSWGRLLMDRAFRKPGRSLAGISVLDRLAYIGTRGMGALAYHPPTPDPDSGPLEVDLATLAAEAERVLEGSADDVLPALRIAGGSPGGARPKVLVGVRDDGRMIAGTSELPEGYRHFLVKFSAGEDGPHLGAVEAAYARMAAEAGLNVPPTRLFETEDGGRYFAAERFDRRGNARLHMHSLGGLWHASHRVASMDYEGFLRTTFVLTRDHRALEEAYRRMAFNVVAHNRDDHVKNTSFLMGTDGKWTLAPAYDLTFSEGPGRQHTMDVAGEAARPGDRDMLRVAERCEVDARKARAIIERVRDVVRQWPRFAAETGVPAETAQQIRQLLAQRVG; encoded by the coding sequence GTGCGGACTCTTGAGGTTCGGCTCTGGGGAGCGCGGCAGACGACCGTCGGCACGCTGGCCGAGGAGGGCCGCGGGATCTACTTCGAATACACCCCGGCGTTCCTCGCGGACCCGCTCCCCATCTCCCCGTTCAAGCTCCCGGTGAAGCCCGGACTCTTCGACCACGCGGACCGCGAGTTCGGCCCCGTCTTCGGCGTGTTCGACGATTCGCTGCCGGACAGCTGGGGACGCCTGCTGATGGACCGCGCGTTCCGGAAGCCGGGGCGCAGCCTCGCCGGCATTTCGGTGCTGGATCGCCTGGCGTACATCGGGACGCGCGGGATGGGCGCGCTGGCGTACCATCCACCGACGCCCGACCCCGATTCGGGGCCGCTCGAGGTCGATCTCGCGACCCTCGCGGCCGAAGCCGAGCGGGTGCTGGAGGGAAGCGCGGACGACGTGCTCCCCGCGCTCCGCATCGCGGGCGGATCGCCGGGCGGCGCGCGGCCGAAGGTGCTGGTCGGGGTGCGCGACGATGGCCGGATGATCGCCGGGACGTCGGAGCTACCCGAAGGCTATCGCCACTTCCTGGTGAAGTTCTCCGCCGGAGAGGACGGCCCGCACCTGGGCGCCGTCGAGGCCGCGTACGCGCGGATGGCGGCGGAGGCCGGGCTGAACGTCCCCCCAACGCGGCTGTTCGAGACGGAGGATGGCGGACGATACTTCGCGGCGGAGCGGTTCGACCGCCGCGGCAACGCGCGGCTGCACATGCACAGCCTGGGCGGGCTCTGGCACGCGAGCCACCGCGTCGCGTCGATGGACTACGAGGGTTTCCTGCGCACGACCTTCGTGCTGACCCGCGACCATCGCGCGCTGGAGGAGGCGTATCGGCGGATGGCGTTCAACGTGGTCGCGCACAATCGCGACGATCACGTGAAGAACACCTCGTTCCTGATGGGGACGGATGGGAAATGGACGCTCGCGCCGGCCTACGACCTGACGTTTTCCGAAGGTCCCGGACGGCAGCACACGATGGACGTTGCGGGCGAGGCGGCGCGCCCCGGCGACCGCGACATGCTGCGCGTGGCCGAGCGCTGCGAAGTGGACGCGCGGAAAGCGCGCGCGATCATCGAGCGGGTGCGCGATGTGGTGCGCCAGTGGCCGAGATTTGCGGCGGAGACGGGAGTGCCCGCGGAGACGGCGCAGCAGATCCGCCAGCTCCTCGCGCAACGCGTCGGGTAG